The bacterium sequence TTCGTGGCTGGGGCTCGAGGTACCGCCCGACTCGATCGGCGCCACCGACAGCACCTTCTCCGCCGCCTACGCCCTCAACCCGCGGAACCTCCCCCGGTTGAGGGAAGTCCTCGCCGAAGCGACGGGAGAGCTCTTCGAGCTCACCGACCTGGGCGTCGCCGGGGAGGAGGCGTCCGCCGCCTCGGGCCGAATCATTCTTGTCTGGCACGCCTCGGTGGACTCTGGCGTCCGGGACGCGCTCAAGGGCTTCGAGCTGATACCCTGCCCCCTGACCGGACCGCTGACGCCCGACCGACGACTACGGCAGGTCGAGGGGGAAATCGAAGAGAGCCGGACGGAGCTGGAGGAGACGCTCCGGGAGGCACAGCGGCTATTAGAACACCGCGACCCCCTCTACCTGGCCCTGGACCGGGCGCGCACCGAGAGCGAGGGGCAGCGGAAGGTCGCCGAATCGGCGGCTACCGAGCTCACCATCTACATGCGCGGCTGGGTGCCCGAGACGGCGGTGGAAGGCGTCAAGCGCGTCCTGGACGGGAGCGAGCTGGTCCACCACACCCTCCGCCCGGCGACGGCGGACGAGACGCCGCCGGTGTACCTCTCCAACATCGCGCCGGTGCGCCCCTTCGAGATGGTCACCGACCTCTACGGGCGGCCCCAACCCGCCGAGAGCGACCCCACCCCTTTCTTCGCCTTCTTCTTCGCCCTCTTCTTCGGCATCTGTCTCACCGACGCGGGCTACGGACTCGTTCTCATCGTCACCAGCCTGCTGTTTTTAAAATTCCTGCACCTGGGACCCACCACGCGGAAGCTGTTCCGGATGATGGTCATCGCGGGTGGTTTCACGATGGTGGTGGGGGTGCTGACCGGGGGCTTCTTCGGCCTGTCCTTCGAGCTGTCCCCGGGCCTGGCCCGCATCCGCGAATCGCTCATGGTGCTGGACCCCCTGGACCCGGACCAGATGTTCTACTTCTTCTACTTCTCCCTGGGGCTGGGCTACCTGCACCTTCTCATCGGTTACACCATCGGCTTTATCGAGGCGCTGAAGCAGAAAGATTCCCGGACCGCGTACTTCCGCAAGCTGCCCTGGATGCTGGTGATGCTCCTGGTGCCGCTGGCGGTGGGCCTGCCGATGCTGGGGATCGGCGGGGACTGGGCCTGGTACGCGCTCATCGCCATCGGGGTCTACGTGGTCGCCTTCAGCGGGGTGGGGGACGACTCGGGGCTGCCGCGGCTGGGGGCCGGTTTCTTCAACCTCTACACCGGCTTCTCCGGCCTGTTCTCGGACATCCTGTCCTACGCGCGCCTGTTCGCCCTGGGGCTGGCCACCGCGGTCATCGCCCAGGTGGTGAACACCATGGCCTTCGACTCCAACATCATCGGCATGATTCTCATTCTCATCGTGGGCCACGCCTTCAACATCGCGATGAACTCGCTGGGCGGCTTCATCCACACCGCCCGGCTCCAGTTCGTGGAGTATTTCGGTAAATTCTATACGGGGGGCGGCCGGACTTTCGTCCCCTACGCCCGGTCCATGGAGCACACGGTCCTCAAGGGTTGAGCTCCCGATTACCCGCGGCGAAGCCGCAATCAAACGTCAACAGACCACAAGGTCTGGTTCCCACCTTCCGACAAGGGCTCCCCCCTTGCCCGAGGTAAAAAAAGGAGAGAGCATGGGCCTCGTTTGGTCCTACCTGGGTGCGGCATTGGCCGTGGCCCTGGCCGGAATCGGCTCGGCCATCGGCATCGGCTACGCCGGTCAGGCCACGGCGGGCGTCATGAGCGAAGACCCGCGCAACTTCGGCAAGTACCTGGTCCTCACCGCCCTGCCGGGCACCCAGGGCATCTACGGCTTCGTGGCCGGCTTCCTGGCGCTCAATAAAATCGGCGCCCTGGCCGCCACCATGACGCCGGAGGTCGGGATGCAGATATTCCTGGCCTGCCTGCCGGTGGCCCTGGCCGGGATGCTCTCGGCCATCCACCAGGGCAAGGTCTGCACCGCCGGCGTGGGCCTTACGGCCAAGCAGCCCGCCGAGTCGGGAAAGGCCCTGGTCCTGGGCGTCTTCGTCGAGTTCTACGCCGTTCTGGGGCTTCTCATCACCATCTTCCTCCTGAACGCCGTCTGAGGGGTGTGAATTGTCCCTGGACGCAATCATCGCCAGGATAAAGAGCGACGCCGACGCCCGGTTGGCGGAGATAGAGTCCGCCTCGAAGGCCAAAATCGCCGAAATCCTCGCCGAGGCTGAAAAACGAGCCCGCGCCTTGGAAGCGCGCATTCGGGAGGCGGGCGAACGCGAGGCCGCAGGCACCCGGGAGCGCGTCATCTCCATGGCCGAGCTCAACGCCCGCAAGGCCGTCCTGGCGGCCAAACAGGAGCTTTTGGACGAGGCCTTCGCCGCGGCGGTCGAGGAGCTGGAGTCCCTGAAAAAAGACGCCTGGCGCGCGGTCTTCAAGCATCTCGTCGCCGGCGCCGACCTGAAGGGCCCTTACGAGGTCATCGCCTCGAAACGCGAGGCAGCCTTCCTCGACGACGCCTTCCTGAAAGGTTTTGGGCCGAAGCTGTCGGTTTCCAAAAAGACACGCGAGCTGGGCGGCGGATTCGTCCTCCGCGGGGGCAAGACCGAGCTGAACTTCACCTTCCCGGCGCTGACCCGGAGCCTGCGGCCGCTTCTGGAGAAGGAACTGCTCGGCATCCTGGGAATCGAAGGGTAGAAGATGACGGGGCGGGTGAAGCTCTCCGGCGATCCGGCTTACACCTACGCCGTGGGCCGCGTGCGGGTCCGCGAGCGCCGCCTGTTGACGAAAAGGGCGCTCGTCGAGGCCGCCGAGGCCCGGAGCTTCGAGGGCGCCGTGGACGCCCTCCGCGAGGCGGGGTACGAGCCCGTATCCCGGGGCGGCGCCGGCCTGGAGGAGCTCCTCGCCAAGCAGTCCGCCGAGTTGACCCGGTTCATCCGGGAGAGCGTGCCCGACCCCCGGCTGCTCGAATACCTGCGTCTGAGGCTGGATTACGCCAACCTCAAGGCGGCCCTCGTCGGGCGCCTGACGGAGAGAAAACCGCCCCTGACCGAGGGGGGGGCGGTGCCCCCGGAGAAGCTGACCGCCTTCGCCGACGGCGGCGAGCCGGACGTGCTCCCTACCCCCTTCGCCGAGCTGGCGCGGGGGCTCCTGGAGGAATGGGAAAAGGCGCGCGACCCGTTCCTGTTACAGCAGGGGGTGGACCGGGCCCTTTTCGCCCGCCTGACCGGGCTCGTCGGGGAGATAGGGCTGCCCTTCCTCACCGCGTACCAGAAGCTGGAGACCGACTTAGTTAATCTGACGGCCCTGGTTCGCTGCCTGGCGGCGCCCAATCCCGAGGAGCTTTCCGCGGCGGCCTTCATCCCCGGTGGCGGGTTGGACCTCGTGAGGCTGGAGGGTTACGCCCGGACCGGCGACAGAAGCGGAGCCGCCGAGTACGTCGGCCGCACCCCCTACGCCGAGCTCACCCGCGGCGCCGTCGAGGGCGCTCCCGACGGCATCGCAAACCTGGCGGCGCGGGGGGCGGACCGGAAGCTGGAGTTTCTGCGGCAGGCGCGCCATGCCCCCTTCGGCGCCGAACCGCTCATCTCGTACTACCTGGCGAAGAGGAACGAGTTCGAGATGGTCCGCTTCGTCCTGACCTGCAAGCTGAACGGCGTTCCGCCGGAAACGATCACCGCCCGTCTGTGGGGCGTTTCGTAGCGGGGACGGGTGGCCGGTCTGAACCAGATTTATTTCATCGGCGAGGAAGACCAGCTCCGCGGCTTCACCGTCCTGGGGACGACGGTAGTGGGGGTTAACTCGATCCACGAGGCCGAGGAGGCGCTGCGCAAGGCGGTGAGCGGCGGCGCCGTGGCGATTTTCATCACCGAGGAGTTCGGCGGCCGGATGCTGGAAACCATCGCCGAATACGCCGACCGCCCCCTGCCGGTGATTACGCTCATCCCGTCGTCGTCGGGCTCGAAGGGAATCGCCTACGAGCGCATCCGGCGGATGGTGGAGCGCGCCGTCGGCGCCGACGTGCTGGGGAAGGAGTAGGGATGGATTTATACCGCGAGCGCCTCACCGACTGGGTGTCCCAGATCATCTTCTGGATCGTCCTGGCGCTCTGCGCGTTCCTCGGCGTCTTCCCGGAGTTGCTGGGGCTGGGCGCCGTGGTGGAGCGGGTCTTCCCCTGGGTCTTCCTGCCCGTCGCCGGGCTGGTCTTCCTCTTAATCCTCAACTTCCTCTTCATCTCGATCCGGCTGGACGAAGAGGGCCTCGCCGCCCGCCTGGGCGTATTCAAAACGCGGGCCCGCTGGGACCAGGTGACCGGAGCCGAGATGGACACCCTGCCCGGGTCGGCCTACGGCGGCTGGGGAGTCAAGGGGGGGCACATCGGCGGCGAGTATATCCAAGTCTACTCGACCGTCGCCCATCGGCGGGTGGCGGTGAAGCTGACGGGGCACAAGTTCGACAGGCTCATCTTCTCGACGAGGAACCCCGAAGAGGTACTTAGGCTGATCAACGGACAGTTAGGGTGATGGTTTATGCCGCCCTTCGATAACCGCTCGCCGTTAAGAATCTTCGTCCACGCGGCCTTCTTCCTCGTGGTCGGCGGTCAGATCGCGCTGGTTTTCATCCTCGAGCCCCACTGGAACGTCTCGTGGCTGCGATGGGTGGGATACGCCATGTGGGGTTTATCAGTAGTGCTGGGCTGGCTGCCCATCTTCATCTTCCGGCGACGGGGCGGGGTGGAGAAGGGAGAAAGTTATACCTCCACACAACGTATGGTAACCACCGGTCTCTACGCCGTCGTCCGCCACCCCCAGTTCCTGGCGCTGATCCTGTTGGGCGTGGCTGCGGCGCTGCTGACTCCACACTGGGCGACCATCGCAGGCGCGGCGGTCATCTCGGTCACCATCTACATCGTCATGTTGTCCTCAGATCGCCGATTGGTGGAGAAGTTCGGCGACGAGTACCGGGACTACGAGCGCCGGGTCCCCCGGGCCAACATCCTCTGGGGGCTCGTAAAGCTCATCTTCGGCCCCCGACGGCCGGTAAAATAACCAGGCTGTACGTAACTCAACCTCAGCCCTGGAGATAAACCTTATATGGAGCAGACGGGAACCATCGTCAAGGTCGCCGGCCCCCTGGTGGTGGCCTCCGGGATGTCCGGCGTGCGGATGTACGACGTCGTCCTGGTCTCGGAAATGAGACTGGTGGGCGAGGTGGTGAAGCTCGACGGAGACCTGGCCAGCATCCAGGTCTACGAGGAGACGGGCGGAATCGGCCCCGGCGAGCCGGTGTTCACCACGGGCATACCGCTCTCCGTGGAGCTGGGACCTGGACTGATGTCCTCCATCTACGACGGCATCCAGCGCCCACTCGCCGTCATCCGTGAAAAGACCGGCGACTTCATCACCCGCGGTGTCCACGCCGACGGCCTGGACCGCGGGCGCAAGTGGGAGTTCACCCCGAAGTTCAAGGCCGGCGACGAGGTGGTTCCCGGCGACATTCTGGGGGTGTGCCCGGAAACCCCCCTCGTCGAGCACCGCGTGCTGGTCCCCCCCGGCGTCCGGGGGAAGCTCACGGCCCTGGACTCCGGTTCTTACACCGTGGATGAGCCCATCGGCAAGATCAAAACTCCCGAAGGCGAGGCGGAGCTCAAGCTGATGCACACCTGGCCGGTGCGGAAATCCCGCCCCTTCGCCCAGCGCCTGACCCCCGAGGAGCCCCTTATCTCGGGACAGCGCGTCATAGACGCCTTCTTCCCCGTGGGTAAGGGGGGGACCGCCTGCGTCCCCGGGCCATTCGGCTCCGGCAAGACCGTCATCCAGCACCAGCTCGCCAAGTGGGCCAACGCCGAAATCGTCGTCTACGTTGGCTGCGGCGAACGCGGCAACGAGATGACCGACGTGCTCATGGAGTTCCCCGAGCTCAAGGACCCGCGCTCCGGCGAACCTTTGATCACCCGCACGGTGATGATAGCCAACACGTCGAACATGCCCGTGGCGGCGCGGGAGGCGTCCATCTACACCGGCATCACCATCGGCGAGTACTACCGCGATATGGGATACTCCGTGGCCCTCATGGCCGACTCCACCAGCCGGTGGGCCGAGGCGATGCGCGAGATGAGCGGCCGCCTGGAGGAGATGCCCGGCGAGGAGGGTTATCCCGCGTACCTGGGCACGAAGGTGGCCGAGTTCTACGAGCGGGCCGGACGAACCATCTGCCTCGGCTCCGACGAACGGGAGGCCTCGCTAACGGTCATCGGCGCCGTCTCCCCCGCCGGCGGCGACCTCTCCGACCCCGTCGTCCAGGCCACCCTGCGCGTGGTCAAGGTCTTCTGGAGCCTGGAGGACAAGCTGGCCTACAAGCGCCACTTCCCCGCCATAAGCTGGCTCAACTCCTACAGCCTCTACACCGACAACATCGCCGAATACCTCAAGCGGGAGATGGGCGAGGACTGGATACCGATGCGCGACGAGGCGATGGCGTTGTTACAGCGGGAGGCGGAGCTGGAGGAAATCGTACGCCTGGTGGGCATGGAGTCCCTCTCCCCCGGCGACCGCCTGGTCATGGAGACCAGCCGCTCCATCCGCGAGGATTTCCTGCACCAGAACGCATTCCACCCCGTGGACACCTTTTCCAGCGCCTACAAGCAGTACCGGATGCTGAAGCTCGTCATGAGCTTCCACCACGCCGCCAAGGCGGCCCTCGAAACGCCGGAGCTGAACCTGGACGCGCTCTTCGCCCTGCCGGTTTCCGAGGACATCGCCCGCGCCAAGTTCACGCCCGAAGAGGAGGTCGAGGCGAGTTTCGACGGCATCGAGAGCGACATGCAGAAACAGATCGAAGAGCTCATCTCCGAAGGACCGGGAACGTAATCCCATGTCGAAAACGAAGAGCACTTACCGCATCGTGTTTCTGGCGGCGGTCGCGGCCCTGCCCCTCTTTCTGGCCTGCGCGGGCCCCGACGACGAGTTCGCCGGCATGACCCCCTGCGCCGAGGTCGCGTACCCCGACACGGCGGGCATCGCGCCGGCCGACGAACCGCTGATAAGTTTCTACGCGTCGCTGGACCCGGCGAGGCCCCTCGTCCTGCGCGAGGAGG is a genomic window containing:
- a CDS encoding V-type ATPase 116kDa subunit family protein, translated to MANTRVQRIEILLHSSVRDDLLDALADAGAVELEALEPEDRGELPTPSTVPAEEADRTLDQIRQALDYLDVYAPKAGFFAGMMGHKVEVPAAELEERLAGFDAPSAVEQVLAVQSGENETRSRLDRLEEERTTLASWLGLEVPPDSIGATDSTFSAAYALNPRNLPRLREVLAEATGELFELTDLGVAGEEASAASGRIILVWHASVDSGVRDALKGFELIPCPLTGPLTPDRRLRQVEGEIEESRTELEETLREAQRLLEHRDPLYLALDRARTESEGQRKVAESAATELTIYMRGWVPETAVEGVKRVLDGSELVHHTLRPATADETPPVYLSNIAPVRPFEMVTDLYGRPQPAESDPTPFFAFFFALFFGICLTDAGYGLVLIVTSLLFLKFLHLGPTTRKLFRMMVIAGGFTMVVGVLTGGFFGLSFELSPGLARIRESLMVLDPLDPDQMFYFFYFSLGLGYLHLLIGYTIGFIEALKQKDSRTAYFRKLPWMLVMLLVPLAVGLPMLGIGGDWAWYALIAIGVYVVAFSGVGDDSGLPRLGAGFFNLYTGFSGLFSDILSYARLFALGLATAVIAQVVNTMAFDSNIIGMILILIVGHAFNIAMNSLGGFIHTARLQFVEYFGKFYTGGGRTFVPYARSMEHTVLKG
- a CDS encoding V-type ATP synthase subunit K; translation: MGLVWSYLGAALAVALAGIGSAIGIGYAGQATAGVMSEDPRNFGKYLVLTALPGTQGIYGFVAGFLALNKIGALAATMTPEVGMQIFLACLPVALAGMLSAIHQGKVCTAGVGLTAKQPAESGKALVLGVFVEFYAVLGLLITIFLLNAV
- a CDS encoding V-type ATP synthase subunit E family protein encodes the protein MSLDAIIARIKSDADARLAEIESASKAKIAEILAEAEKRARALEARIREAGEREAAGTRERVISMAELNARKAVLAAKQELLDEAFAAAVEELESLKKDAWRAVFKHLVAGADLKGPYEVIASKREAAFLDDAFLKGFGPKLSVSKKTRELGGGFVLRGGKTELNFTFPALTRSLRPLLEKELLGILGIEG
- a CDS encoding V-type ATPase subunit — encoded protein: MTGRVKLSGDPAYTYAVGRVRVRERRLLTKRALVEAAEARSFEGAVDALREAGYEPVSRGGAGLEELLAKQSAELTRFIRESVPDPRLLEYLRLRLDYANLKAALVGRLTERKPPLTEGGAVPPEKLTAFADGGEPDVLPTPFAELARGLLEEWEKARDPFLLQQGVDRALFARLTGLVGEIGLPFLTAYQKLETDLVNLTALVRCLAAPNPEELSAAAFIPGGGLDLVRLEGYARTGDRSGAAEYVGRTPYAELTRGAVEGAPDGIANLAARGADRKLEFLRQARHAPFGAEPLISYYLAKRNEFEMVRFVLTCKLNGVPPETITARLWGVS
- a CDS encoding V-type ATP synthase subunit F, whose translation is MAGLNQIYFIGEEDQLRGFTVLGTTVVGVNSIHEAEEALRKAVSGGAVAIFITEEFGGRMLETIAEYADRPLPVITLIPSSSGSKGIAYERIRRMVERAVGADVLGKE
- a CDS encoding isoprenylcysteine carboxylmethyltransferase family protein; this translates as MPPFDNRSPLRIFVHAAFFLVVGGQIALVFILEPHWNVSWLRWVGYAMWGLSVVLGWLPIFIFRRRGGVEKGESYTSTQRMVTTGLYAVVRHPQFLALILLGVAAALLTPHWATIAGAAVISVTIYIVMLSSDRRLVEKFGDEYRDYERRVPRANILWGLVKLIFGPRRPVK
- a CDS encoding V-type ATP synthase subunit A; amino-acid sequence: MEQTGTIVKVAGPLVVASGMSGVRMYDVVLVSEMRLVGEVVKLDGDLASIQVYEETGGIGPGEPVFTTGIPLSVELGPGLMSSIYDGIQRPLAVIREKTGDFITRGVHADGLDRGRKWEFTPKFKAGDEVVPGDILGVCPETPLVEHRVLVPPGVRGKLTALDSGSYTVDEPIGKIKTPEGEAELKLMHTWPVRKSRPFAQRLTPEEPLISGQRVIDAFFPVGKGGTACVPGPFGSGKTVIQHQLAKWANAEIVVYVGCGERGNEMTDVLMEFPELKDPRSGEPLITRTVMIANTSNMPVAAREASIYTGITIGEYYRDMGYSVALMADSTSRWAEAMREMSGRLEEMPGEEGYPAYLGTKVAEFYERAGRTICLGSDEREASLTVIGAVSPAGGDLSDPVVQATLRVVKVFWSLEDKLAYKRHFPAISWLNSYSLYTDNIAEYLKREMGEDWIPMRDEAMALLQREAELEEIVRLVGMESLSPGDRLVMETSRSIREDFLHQNAFHPVDTFSSAYKQYRMLKLVMSFHHAAKAALETPELNLDALFALPVSEDIARAKFTPEEEVEASFDGIESDMQKQIEELISEGPGT